Genomic DNA from Carettochelys insculpta isolate YL-2023 chromosome 15, ASM3395843v1, whole genome shotgun sequence:
ATCTGTGAGGCTTGCGTCTCAGTCCAGGAGTGGCTTACTACGGACGGAGGATGACTTCATGTCATCATGCCCTGGGAGGATAACCAGTGGGAAGCCTTTGGAGTGACTCTGTAGCACCGGCTATTCAAAGACCTTAACCTGGGAACGTGAACTGGGGCTTTGAGAGCTGGAGGCCAGGCCTACATTAGGGGGAAAAAAGTCCGTGTTCAatgcctggctccagctatgagaattgtgtcGCTGGCGTTGACGTACCTGAAGCTGATTTTTGCCACCGTCCCCAGAGTGGGAGGGTGACGGGAGAAATTTTCCCTttggcttcccttactcctcatgactgtgaGGAACACTGGGGCCTAGGGCAGCGCCAGGACAGTTGGCGTTAGGGAGGTCCCACACAGTTCACTAAGTCAAgccttggaagattgaccaccagcACGTCGATCTTCTGGGAAGTAGAGATGGGCCCTTAAAGCCTCTAAGGCCCTCTCAGTCTTTGGCACCAATTTTCCTGCTACCGTGACTTGGAGCACATCTATACTTAGCAGAAGATTGAAACCTTGGCAGTCGATTGTCCAAGGTTTGATTTACAGCACTTATCTCACATCGATCTTTTCCCCAAGCGTAGACCAAGCCTTGGTGTTGGTCCCATCCAGACCACTGCAGATCCTGCAGCCATTTCCCAAGAATATTCAGCCCACTTACAGAACACATTTGCTTCGTCTAGTTCTGCCCTTTGTGGAATCACTCTCCCTGCGAATTTCCCACTAAATAGGCTACCTCAGCAGGAGTAGGGGTGAAACCTCAGGGGTCACACACGCTTCACTAGGCAACAACTAACCAACAGTTAATTGCCAACTTGACTCCTGACATTCAAGCTTTAGTCTGGTCACATGTCTCACCCATTCTGGGAAGGACACATCATGCTGTGGCCATCCTGCACTACACCACAAATCTTCACAGTCGGGCTTTGGCAGAGCTGAAGAATTAGTCCAGAGAGAGAGTTGCTAATAATCTAGAATAGTAAATAAACTGGAGGATTTGACAGGCTGTTTGCAGAGAAGTCAAGGAGAGGAAAGAAACCGGTTTTGAGGCATTGTTTGCCTAGCTCTCGTTGCCCCAGATTCTCAAAGCTGCACAGAGTCAGAGCTGTTCCTAGGTGCCTCTAATAAATTCCCTGGCTGCTGCACTAGGTGGTTAAGATTCAGCTGGCGGCGTGCTACCAAGGCGTCAGTATCCAGCTAGCACAAAAACAGGATGCTAAGGGACACCTTGCTGTTGGAGGTGCCATCTCTGCAGAAGAGATGTAAAATTAAGGCTGTGATTGCTCATTGAAATGCCCCTGGGACTTTTCACCCCATCAAGGTGCTAACCTGGGGGCCTGACCATATTCCAGATTTTGACTCCTGGAGCTCCAAGATGCTTGTCTAGTTCCATGAATCTCCTGTCTTCACACCCATCTCACCCTCTCTGCCTGTTTTGTCTCCTTCAGGAGCCTTCCTTGTTCCTTATTTCATCATGCTGGCAATATGTGGTATCCCCATCTTCTTCATGGAGCTCTCGCTAGGCCAGTTCTCCAGCCTGGGGCCCCTTGCTGTCTGGAAGATAAGCCCACTCTTTAAAGGTGTGTGACcaaccccagtcctgcccttccctccttcctgccctcGCAGCAGAGAGGTGAATCAGCTGGTGGGGAGATGTGTTAGCAtctcagggctggtgacagataTTGCCAGTCCCTGAGCAATGAGTGGGGGGGGCCTtggctgtgctcctggaaggggtgaagCCTCGAGCAGGAGGGGCACAGCTAGGAGCAGCCAACCCTCAGCTCTGCttgggctccagtggcaatttaaagggtctggggctgtGTAACAGGAGCAGCAGTACAGATCCcagggcccttttaaatctctgGGACCCAGGACAGCTTTGCCTTTCCTCCCACATCAGTGGTCCTGTTGCACTGCCATCCTATGATCTTCAAGGCAGCTGTGAGAACTACAGGCTAATTGGAGAGCTCAGCAAGCTTTTAGATTGACAAGCTGGTGTCTATCCATCCAGGTTCTCCAGGGCTCTGGACCCCTGTGACTTGCAGAAAAAAATGTGACTCGCTGTCCAATTTGATAGATGTTATTACAGCTGTTTAACAGAAATAAATATCAAGATGACAGATCACCAAAGCCAAGCTGTTGTTGCGCATATTAAACTACAGAATAAAGCAATGCAGCCATCAAACCAAAGTCAATGCACCAGACTGGTTTCAATATTGGATTGACACTAAATCATCATTTAGTTAAATCATCTGATTAGTGCAACACATAATCAACACTCATAAATTCTAAGGCAACATCTAAGGAGTTGGCCATTCATTTGGTTATAAAGCCCTGCTAACAAGTTTCACCAAAGTCAATTGAATCTATAACTTGGAGCTCTTTAAATAGTTCTCCACTGAAGCCAAATTATTTTAATAACTGAACCCCAGCCTGGGAGACAGTTTCTTCCTTCAGCTTCAATTCTTGCATGGCCATGCAACTGGGTCCAATCAGGTTTGAGTTAGGTCATGATTGGCTAGTGTtgatttcaagcagagtgccgcaaggctaggtctggggccagtgttgttcaacatctttattaatgacctgaatcagggactggattgcaccctcagcgagtCTGTGGacaacacaaagctagggggagaggtagacacattggagggtagagataggatccagaaggacctggataaattggaggactgggccaaaagagatCTGATgccgttcaacaaggagaagcttagagtcctgcacttgagatggaagaatcccaagcattgtttaggctggggactgactggctaagcagcagtacagaggaaagggacctaggggttatggtggatgaaaggctggatatgagtaaatagagcacccttgtagccaaaaagtctaatggcatattagggtgcattaggaggagcattttgagcagatctagaaaagtggttgttGCCTTCTGCTCgacactggtgaggtcacatctggaatattgtgtctccttttgggacccccccccccgtataaaaaggatgtggaggtgctggagcaggttcagcagaggacaacaaaaatgattaaggggctggagcacatgacctatgaggagaggctgagggatttgggcttgtttagtttacagaagacaagactgaggggtgatgtaatagcagccttcaacttcctgaaggggagctctaaagaggattgagagaaattgttctcagtggtgtcagatagccaAACAAGGAGTAAtcatctgaagttacagaaggagaggagtaggttggctattaggaaaaactacttcaccaggagggtagtgaagcactggaatgcgttgcctagagacctggtggattctccatccctagaggcttttaaatcctggcttacaaggtcctggctgggatgacttagttggggttgatcctgcttgaagcagggggctggactagatgacctcctgaggtcccttccagccctcagatccTATGATTTGGAGAAAAGTCCTTCTTAAGCCAGCAATATAAAAAATAgccacagatctgaagaagtgggtctgccccatgaaagctcatcacctaataaattattttgtttgtctctaaagtgctacaagactgccttTTTCATCATGTAAAAAATATTCACTGTTTGCCTAATCCAGAGGCTATAAATTTGGGCCAGTTGCGTAGCAAATGTATAGAACAGAAAATCCCATTTGAGAACGCTGACCTGGCCTCATCTGGGTGTTAACAGCTTGAGATGACACTATGTCGCGACTTCATGGAAAGTTTGACCCCCATACCCTGTACAATAACTAATGGAAAAGACGCTAGCAACAGCCAAATGCTCAACGTCCTTCCAtcagcaaaattaaaaataaatgtgaacaGCTTATGCCAGATGCCAGCATTCTTTTTGCAAACAAACCAATTTACAATaatctgtgtagacagggactGGGCCATAAGGTAAACACATTTCTGAAAGTTTCACTTTAAAAGAGAAAAGTGACTGTAAAGCCATGCAAGGTGAAACacatttaagaaataaaaatagttaATGTTTGTATCAAGTCTGTATGTGCAtatatgctacaggttgaacatctctagtccagcacctttgggacctgactaattccaaacaagagaatttaccaaatCATGGGGGGTTAGTATGGTCTAGAAGCATTAtcagcacatccactgcttaccaggcccttagaagacatttaggggtaaattacagctaaaaaacagcacagaacactgatagccaggactggtggctggaaacaaacttttttggaccatgagaaacttggccacgcccatgagaagtggacatccggctaactaaactcatgccagatgatggatgttgctggaccagaaagttctggactagagaggttcaacctgtatttctttcAGCTAATGCAAGATCTCCATCCACTGATAAGTGTTAAAAAATGAGTTCTGCTAGAAGTGTTTCTCTGACTGACCCTTGTCTACAGGAACCGAGAATAGTCCTCTCTTCTGCAGGCCCTGCTTCTCCTTGGCACAGACCTGTCAGATTCCTGCTCCGACGAGTGGGACTCTCACAGCTGTCTCAGGAGCAGTGGCTCCGATGAAGCTGGAGCAGAGTTCCCTGCACTAGCCAGAGCCTGGAAATGCCACGAAAGCAATGAGCCCATTAAACGCTCCTTGATGTTCTCATGCGGTAGCGCCCCTATGGTGGGGGATTGCGCCTTCAGGCATTGTCTGGCCTAGCAGCTGTGGTTTAGGGTTCATTTTAGCTTCCCAACAGCTGGTCCATTGGTACCATGGGCTGGGCCCCCTGGGACGCCAGTGGCCACACCACAGCTGCTAAGCAGCACTGGAGAGCGACGACTGGCCGTGGTGTCTCTGCCGTCGCACTGAGCTGTGTTTACATCTCCCCTCCCTTAGGTGTCGGGATGGGCACGATCCTGATTGTCTCTCTGGTGGCCATTTACTATAACATGATCATTGCTTATGTTCTCTTCTACCTCTTCGCGTCCCTGACCAACAACTTGCCCTGGCAGCACTGCGGCAACTGGTGGAACTCCGAGCTCTGCCTGGATCACCACGTCATCAAGGCAGCCAATGCTGCCGTCCCATTCAACCTCAGTAACACTGTCAGCCCTAGCGAGGAGTACTGGAGGTAAGGAGGTTAGCCAGagacagggacagggcagggtggaggggaagggggcgggaaggaggctggggcaggagccatggCATGGGGCTACCCCACACACGCTGTGGCCGGACGAGCGTCTACCCTCGCTGAGTGCatagtgagctgcggggctgttGTTACCAGCATGTGGgcacagcctggcttctggcacTGCACTGGTAGTGCCCCAGCTAGGATCATGGCGCGGTCTCGTGGCTGGCTGCCCTGTCTGGCACTTTGCTGTTCACTCACACGTACAGGAAGCCGGGGCTCAGGTGCGGGGGGCATGTGTTAGGGGCGAGTCGGAGCCTGGCTGTACGTAATTGTACTTTGTTAGGCGTGTACAGGCTCCAAGCCTGGTTGTGCTGCTGGCTGGTCGAACAGGCTGCTGCATGGTCAGGGGAGATTTGCCACTTGCAGAGGGTAAAGTGTCACTGACCATCCCCTCAGATGAGGGGCGTGACTAGCAGGTGGCCATTAGCAGGTCCGCAGGCGTGGGGGGGCAAAAGGGGTAGTTGCACCCAGGACAGGATttgcaaaggggcctggagctccagctgccaccgctgctactttggctacatctccaggcccctttgaagtgtcatggccgcgctgatgggaagggaggggccagaggactggctgccctaggccccaccctgtctgcccttggccccgccctctccaATGGTGTggaactgcccccccatcctgccGCTTTGCCCCCAgggccatggtggctgtcagccccgctgtCAATTAGTGATGATGCCACTGTCTATTTTAAATGCAGTCATTCCCTTCGTGCATCTCTCTGACTCTTTAAGGCTGGAATCTGAACAGCTTTTGTGGCTGTATGAAACCCCTCAGCAGCATTTTGCACTGTGCTGGTTCCACACTTCCAGGCACAGGGCACTCGGTAGCAGGTGAGAGTCCAGCAACCATGGCATAGAAAATTCATGATAGCCCAGGTGCCCAGTCTGGCGgagggcaggtgtgggagtgaTCTCCTCGGTTTCTAGCTCAAGAGCATCTGTGCTTCTCGGGCCCTCTTGGGGTCTCCAGCGGTGTGGAATGATCATGTGACCCAGCAATAGGGTCAGTTTACACAGCCTGGTGAGAATGGAACATGGATCTTCTTCAAGGCCGTGCCTTTGTGTGGGTTGAGACAATGAGCCAGAATCCCTGCCTTTCCCTGGTGACCTCTCAGTTCCTTAGGGTGGTCGGGAATTCACTTAAAAGCCCCTCAAAGAGGAGTCAGACCCCTGAGTGTCCTTATGCAGAGGGATTTTTCAGTACCATTTTTGTTGGCAGAGTCAAGGTTGGATCCAGGTTCTGTGTTGCTGCAGCATAAAGTGTGGGATCTCAGTAAGGAGATCTGGCCGCAGATACATGGCTGAAGGGAGGGCCCTGCCTGTTTGCTAATGGGTCTCCTTTTGCCCTAGTCGTTATGTCCTGCATATCCAAGGGAGCTCTGGGATCGGGGATCCTGGGCGAATCCGCTGGAATCTATGCCTGTGCCTGCTGCTTGCCTGGGTCATTGTGTATCTCTGTATCCTCAAGGGTGTCAAATCCTCCGGCAAGGTAAGACCAGGACTTGctttcctgcagcccccaggcctttGCTTCACCAGCATGAGCCTGGCAGGGTTAAGTGTTCATTTTCAGTGATCTCCAGCGCTTGTGCATGCGTGGGTGTACATGTATTGCTCTTGGAAATATCAATTAGAAGAACCAGCTCTCTTGCTAAATTCAATGGCTATCAACAGGCACAAATGGGAGAGGGTGCTAGTTTGCCAATCACCAAATGCCTGCCCAGGCTTCAGAGCCAGAATGTATTTAATGACACATCCCTGTTTCAGATGGAATTAGCATGGCCTGGGGCTACAGCACATTGCATGGATACAGCACAGCATTCAGCACTGTTGCCCAGATCATAAACTCACACTGCAGCAAGGTGCAAGATAAAGCAGGTTTTTAGTTGGACAGAGGGGCTCCCCGAAGGGTACCCCTCTTCTGAAGGGCTTGTGCAAAGATCCCTAAGTGCAGGAAGAACAGGTCTTGCTGAAGCTCCAACTCGGATCCATCTGCTCTTCCTACAGGTTGTGTATTTCACGGCCACATTCCCTTACTTCATCCTGATCATGCTGCTCATTCGGGGAGTGACACTGGAGGGGGCCTGGAAAGGAATCAAGTTCTACCTCACCCCCCAATTCGATCACTTGCTGTCTTCCAAGGTGAGTGGAGGTAGGGGTCAGGGCACTTTTAATAGACAGCGCGGTTTGAGTTACTTGGGTCAGGCCTTTTGGCTGTTGCTTTCAAGTGATGCCAACAAATGAAGCAAATCTGAGAAGCAGAGAAATCTCCAGATTTGACGTGCAGAAAAGAAAAGGACATTTGATGGCACAGAATCTCGCGCTAGTTAGTAGTGGTTCTAAAAAATACTCCTGTCAGCTGACTGGCATGGAAAAAAATCCCAGGCAGAATCATTTTGTCTTTGACAGTAGGAAAGAAAACCAAGGAAATCCTTCCTGCCCTGAGACCTGCAACCAGGAGCTCACAGAGAAGCGTAAAGTAGGGCAAACATATCACTTAAAAGCCCACAACAGGCTGCACTTAAGAGAAGCCCCTGCCTGCATGCACAAAGAGGCCACACGTGGTTCTTCTCCACCATTCACTTTTGGGTTGGAGGCTGTGGAGAAGCCCCTGGACCAATTCCCTTTCCCTACACTTAGGGTGATGGCCCATTGGTGGAACAGGCTGGGGTAATCAGATGGGCGCTTCCATTTCTGAGCAAGTGGACAGAGCCAAGCATGGACTCCAAACTCCTTCTGAGGGTGGTTCAACCAGGTCAGGGCTGGAACCCCTTGGAGCATTTGTAGCCCTCTTGGAAGGGTGCCCAGGAACAAAGGGCTATTGGAGATGCATTCACTGTACCTCAGTGAGGGGCGTAGGATGGAATTGGCACGGGAGGTGCAGACGTAGCAAGGAGGGGGACTCATTACAAGGCAGCACCACTGTCTGGAGCAGGAATAATCCCGTCCTGAAAAGTGCTCTCCTGAGGGGAGCTGAGATTTGCACTCCTTTCAGTGCAGTGACCTCTTCTTGCTGGTGTCTCCTTCCCAGGTGTGGATTGAGGCAGCTCTGCAGATTTTCTACTCCCTCGGGGTGGGCTTCGGGGGCCTGCTCACCTTTGCCTCGTATAACACCTTCCATCAGAATATTTACAGGTGGGTTTCCTACAGAAAATGGAGGTGAATTGGGCTGAGAGTGGTTCAAATGAGCCAGGACTTTAGCATTAGGTACAGTCCCTGTTCCTGGAAGGGAAGCTGCATATCATGGAGTGCCACAGGTTAAGCACCAGTTCCCTCTTTAAAGGGAACGGCCCAGGCAAGACAAGGCAGATATGAGAAGGCAGCAGGGGAGAGAAAAGTAGGAAGATTGGGATGCATGGAACCCACATCTCCgtagctgggcaggaggggcacaAGCGAGACGCTGTGGGCAGCTTTCCCCAACCAGGTTCCTGCCCTGGCAGAAGCTGAGGAAGACACTGCCTTGTCCGGTGCTGAGAAGGGCGTTTCACAGCCGAGCTGAGCTAAGAACCAGCGTGAACACTGAACTTTCTGCCCCCCTCGTTGATTTTTCCCCCATATTAGTAATGAAACCCCAGCACAGCCTGAGAAGGCCCCCAGAGTTGTCTCTGCAATCCCAGCTTTTCTGTAAGTCCAGCTCCCACTTGGGTCCTCAGCACCAAACTTGGCAAAGAAAAAAGAGAATGCCCTCTCTCTGACGAGGGAACCCATCCCAGCTCATAGCTGGTCAGCTTGGGCcccagaagtgggtcttttctcAGTGCCAGTGTCAGTCAGCATCTGCCTCTCCTCACTTCTCTGGAAACCAGGAGACCTCTCAGCAGAGCAGGTTCTTCAGGCAGTGGTGGGAACGCATTCAGATCAGCTGCTGTCTGTTCTGCAGGGATACCTTTATTGTTACCCTGGGCAATGCCATCACCAGCATCCTGGCCGGGTTTGCCATCTTCTCCGTCTTGGGCTATATGTCGGAGGAGCTGGGCGTCCCTGTTAACCAAGTGGCCAAAGCAGGTCAGACCAACAAACTAATTCCTTCTGCTTTTCCTTGTGTGAGTGTCAGTTTGTGGGTGTGTGAATACCTGCAAGGGTGTGGGGGCATGTGCAGGTTGGGGTGTGCAAGTAGAGGGGACAGGTTTGTAAGTGATTTATCAGACTCAGGTGTAATAGTTTAAAacgatacaggctgaacctctcttgtctggcaccctcgggacctgacccgtgccagacaagagaatttgctggaccttgggaggtcaaggTTGTCAAGTAGCATTACCAGCAcattcactgcttactgggctattagaagacatttaggggtaaattacagctaaataacagcacagaacactgagccaggggtggtggatgtaaacaaagtttatgggaccataaGATACTTGGAcatacctatgataagtggtcttccggCGAACTAAAccctgccagattatggatgttgctggatgagagaattccagattagagaggttcaatctgtaatagCTTTTCACTTTCAAAGGCCATTCACGGGCGAATCTCAAAACACATTACAAAGGGGCTGGGATTATCCTTCCCTGCTGGGTGGGAAAATAGGACATGGGTCCATGCAGAGAGCCGCGGGCTGAGCAGGCAGTAGAACCCAGGTCCGTTACTCCAAGGTCTTGCTGAGATGACGTTTCTTGGACATGCTCTTAGCATGGGAAGCGGCTGCCTTTATTACTCGTGCAAAGGGGCACTCAGCAGGGCAGAATAGGTAACAGGCACCTAATGCCTAGCTGTGCATTCCAAATCTGGGGGGCACCGTTTAGGTGGCCACTCAAAGGGGTGAAAGGTGCAGCAAGCAGGGCTGCAGCATCCTcaggctgccccacaccccagagccagccccactgctggcttcACCAGGGCCTGTGTGCTGGCTTCCAGGCATCTCGCTGGTCCTACCAGCTTCACCATCCTTTGGGGTCCCACGACCCTCCTgtcccaccagctctgctgcctgccatccccagggctgcgctgccctCCAGATCCTGCCACAAACCCAGGGTTCTCTagctgcctccagctgtggctgtggttgccagctctccctgACTGGGTGGAATGGACATCATTTGCTGCCATGGTGCTTGGTTCTTCTGGTccaggaaagttggcaaccctagatgTGAGCCCAGCCTGGGACGGTGAGGGGTGCAAATAGGCTGGAGGTGCTGAGCTGTACCCGCACTCTAAAATAGTTCCAGCCCCACCGGCTGGGGCTCATCACAGTGGCTCCTGCACCGCTACACTTGTGTGGCCGATGTCTGTCATACGGTGCTTCCTCCTGGGCCTGCAGTCAGCCATGGGCTTTGCAAAGAGCCTTGGGGAGCAAGAAAGTGACTTTTCAGGCTGATTATTGCCTCAGTGCTCTGGCCTAGGTTTGGAGGGCTAGGCTGGTGCCCACAGCTGCATGCTCAAGCTTCATCTCTCCAAGGGTCAGAGCCCCCTGCTCCCATAAGGAACACCATTTCCTCCTGCACTCACGGCCTCTGGGCCACACCTGGTCCCCACTGCGCTACACAAGTCCCAGGAGCTCTAGAGtcatctctcctgtgtggcatcCCACCACCAGGACACTTGCTCTTGGAGGTCCTTGAATTCCGTGGTGGTGTTCTGGGTGTGGCTCTCCTGGACCTACAGGGGTCCAAGGAGAAATATGTCCCGGCAGAGCCTAGATTCCTCCATAGAGCCCCTGAGCAGACTCTGGTTGTTTTCTCAACTTCGAACCCTTTTGACACTCCTAACCCACCAGCTGACACTTGGGCAGCAGCTAGGCCCCATGCCAGGGAAGGAGCGCTGGCTcccttcatctgggagaggaccAGGGCCCAACGCCTGCACTGGCGGAGGCGGAGGGAGAATTACGTGGAAATAACCACCATTAAATGCTGATTTCAGGCCCGCCTAAactgcacccccagactctgcgtTTGCAGCCGGGCATTAGGCACCTGTTTCCCCACCCCGCCCTGGCGAGTGCCCCTTTGTGCAAGTCATTCAGGCTACTGTCGATGTGGCCAGTCCCAGCCCAGGCCCAGTGCTGCCCAGTCACATTCACTGACCCGTCCTCTGCCTGTCCCCAGGTCCTGGCTTGGCTTTTGTGGTGTACCCCCAGGCCATGACAATGCTGCCGCTTTCTCCGTTCTGGTCATTCCTTTTCTTCTTCATGCTGCTGACCCTGGGGCTGGACAGCCAGGTAAGGACACAGCGTGCCGAC
This window encodes:
- the SLC6A7 gene encoding sodium-dependent proline transporter produces the protein MPLATVFQRCLWITCLLPIIPDLLMSPSDQGDGDLELEYPADRGNWTGKLDFLLSCIGYCVGLGNVWRFPYRAYTNGGGAFLVPYFIMLAICGIPIFFMELSLGQFSSLGPLAVWKISPLFKGVGMGTILIVSLVAIYYNMIIAYVLFYLFASLTNNLPWQHCGNWWNSELCLDHHVIKAANAAVPFNLSNTVSPSEEYWSRYVLHIQGSSGIGDPGRIRWNLCLCLLLAWVIVYLCILKGVKSSGKVVYFTATFPYFILIMLLIRGVTLEGAWKGIKFYLTPQFDHLLSSKVWIEAALQIFYSLGVGFGGLLTFASYNTFHQNIYRDTFIVTLGNAITSILAGFAIFSVLGYMSEELGVPVNQVAKAGPGLAFVVYPQAMTMLPLSPFWSFLFFFMLLTLGLDSQFAFMETIVTAVTDEFPYYLRPKKAFFSAIICIAMYLMGLLLTTEGGMYWLVLLDDYSAGFGLMAVVITTCLVVTRVYGMKRFCRDIHMMLGFKPGLYFKACWMVLSPATMMALLVYNIIKYQPSEYGTYRFPYWAEVLGILMGLVSCLMIPAGMLVAVLREEGTLWERIQQASRPAMDWGPSLEENRTGMYVATLAGSQSPKPLMVHMRKYGGITSYENTAIEVDREIEEEEESMM